Genomic segment of Microbacterium sp. BH-3-3-3:
CGACGAGAGCCTCGGTGCCGCAGGCCTGCTCGCCACGGCCGCCGCCCGCGGCATCGCGATCGACCTCGTCGTCGTGACCGACGGAGAGGGCTCCCATCCCGAATCGCCCACGCACACCCCGGCCACCCTCGCGCTGCGCCGCCGCCGGGAGCTGCTCGAGGCGTCGGACATCGTCGGTCTCTCGACCGACCCGCTCTTCCTCGGTCTTCCCGACGGCGGCACCGACGAACACCGGGAGGTCATCGCCGCCGCGCTGCACGACGCCCTCGACCGCGCGGGCGATGAGCGCGTGCTGGTGCTGTCCCCGTGGCGCGGCGACGGGCACCGCGACCACCGCGTCGTCGGAGAGATCGTCGAGCAGGTCTCGGCGGCTCGGGGCGTGCGCTCGCGCGCCTTTCCGATCTGGCTCTGGCACTGGGGCGGCCCGGGAGACGTGCCCTGGCCGCGCGCGGAGCGTCTGGACCTCGACGCCGCGGCTCGGGATGCCAAGACCCGCGCCGTCGACGCCCACGCCAGTCAGCTGCTCCCGCTGTCGGCCGCTCCCGGCGATGAGCCGATGGTGCACGACCGCATGCGCGCGCACTTCGCGCGAGAGGTGGAGGTGTTCGTCGCACCCGACGCGGGAACGCTCGACCCGCACCCCACCGCGGCCACCGTCGGCCAGGAATACTTCGACGACATGTACGCCCGGCACGACGACCCGTGGGGCTTCGACTCGCGCTGGTACGAGGAGCGCAAGCGCTCCGTGCTGCTCGCCGCGCTGCCGCGCCGCCGGTACCGCTCGGCGTTCGAGGCCGGCTGCTCCACGGGCGCGCTGACGGCCGCGCTCGCCGACCGGTGCGACCACGTCCTCGCGGTCGACCTCGCCCCGGCCGCCCTCGACCGGGCGCGAGAACGACTCGGTCCGCGCGACGACGTCGAACTGCGTCGGGCGAAGCTCCCCGCCGAATGGCCCGAGGGTCGGTTCGACCTCGTCGTGCTGTCGGAGGTGGCGTACTACTGGGGTGCCGGCGACCTCGACCGCGGGCTCACGGCGAGCGTCGCCTCGCTGACCGCCGACGGCCACCTCGTCGTCTGCCATTGGCGGCATCCGGTCGCCGAGTACCCGCGCAGCGGAGACAGCGTGCACGACGCGCTCGCCGCCCGGTCCGACCTCGTCCGTCTCGTGCGGCACGAGGAGGAGGACTTCGTGCTCGAGGTATTCGGACGCCCGGGGGCGTCGTCGGTGGCGACCGAGGCGGGACTCGTGTCGTGAGAGCGGTGACGGTGGTCATCCCCGCGCACGACGAGGAGGCGCTGATCGGACGCTGCCTCGCGTCGGTGGCCCGGGCGGTGGCGCACGCGCGGGATCGCGAGACCGACCTGGTCGCGAGGGTCGTCGTGGTGCTCGACGCGTGCCGCGACACCACCGCCCTGCAGGTGCGGCGATGGGCGGTCGACACGATCGCGATCGACGCGCGCAGCGTCGGCACCGCGCGCCGGGTGGGCGCGGCGCACGCGGTGGCCTCCGTCGACGTGCGCGCCGACGACACCTGGATCGCGATGACCGATGCAGACACCGTCGTGCCGCGCGAATGGATCACCCACCAGCTCGATCTGATGCGCGACGGCGCCGACCTGGTGCTGGGAACGGTGCGCCCCGACTTCGCCGACCTCAGCGCCCGACACGCGGCGTACTGGCGCTCGACCCATCGCCGGGGCGAGCCCGCGGGCAACGTCCACGGGGCCAATCTCGGGGTGCGGGCGAGCGTGTACGCCGCGGCGGGCGGCATCCGCGATCTCGTCGAGCACGAAGACGTGGCGTTCGTGCAGGCGGCGCGGGCCGTGGGTGCGGTCGTGCGGGTGAGCGACGCCCACGAGGTCGAGACCTCGGGTCGCTTCACCGGTCGCACGCCCGCGGGATACGCCGCGTTCCTGCGGCGGGTGCACGCGTGGGTCGACGCTCCACCGCTGGCGGCACCGGGCGCGTGACCCATCCGCCGGGGTTCGTCAACCACCTCGGTCGCGCGAGACACGAGGCCGCAGACTGGGCGTCCCCCGGAATCGACGGAAGGCACAACGATGAAGGCACTGACCTGGCAGGGCAAGCGCAGCGTGAGCGTCGAGGAGGTCCCCGACCCGCAGATCCTCGAACCCACCGACGCGATCGTGAAGATCACCTCGACGGCGATCTGCGGCTCCGACCTGCACCTGTACGAGCTCTTCGGACCGTTCATCGACAAGGGCGACGTGCTCGGACACGAGCCGATGGGCGTCGTGGTCGAGGTGGGGTCGGCCGTGACGAACCTCGCCGTCGGCGACCGCATCGTCGTGCCGTTCAACATCTCGTGCGGGCACTGCTTCATGTGCCGCCGCGGACTGCAGTCGCAGTGCGAGACCACCCAGGTGCGCGAGTACGGCAGCGGTGCCGCGCTCTTCGGCTACACCAAGCTCTACGGCCAGGTGCCGGGCGGACAGGCCGAGTACCTGCGCGTGCCGCTCGCCGACTACAACCACATCCGCGTCGGCGACGACCTGCCCGACGACCGCTACCTCTTCCTCAGCGACATCGTGCCCACCGCCTGGCAGGGTGTGAAGTACGCCGACGTCCCCGAGGGGGGCACGCTCGCGGTGATGGGCCTCGGCCCCGTCGGCCAGTTCGCCGCCCGCATCGGCGTGCACCTCGGCTACCGCGTGCTCGCGATCGAGCCCGAGGCCGACCGCCGCGCCATGGCCGAACGCCACGGCGTGCTCACCTACGACCTCACCGACACGGTGGTCGACGAGCTCGTCGACCTCACCGAGGGGCGCGGAGTCGACGGTGTCGTGGATGCCGTGGGCATGGAGGCCCATGGCAACGGCGGCATCAAGCTGGCGCAGAGCGCCATCGGCCTGCTGCCGGACCCCCTGGCGCGCACGCTCATGGACAAGGCGGGTCTCGATCGTCTCGCCGCGGTCTACGCCTCGATCGACCTCGTGCGTCGCGGCGGCACCGTCTCACTCAGCGGCGTGTACGCCGGTGAGGCCGACGTGCTGCCGATGAAGACGATGTTCGACAAGCAGATCACCTTCCGCATGGGCCAGTGCAACGTCAAGCGGTGGATCGACGACCTGCTGCCCCTGGTCGAGGACTCCGCCGACCCGCTCGGCGTGATGGACCTGGTGACGCACCACGCGCCGCTCGAAGACGCCCCCGGCCTGTACGAGACGTTCCAGAAGAAGGAAGACGGCTGCATCAAAGTCGTCCTGCGCCCCGGCTCCTGACCCGCACCCGTGGCGTGAGTCGCCGAGGTTCGTCGCCCGGCGGATGCCGGAAGCGACGAACCTCGGCGACTCACGCGCGTCAGGCGCGGCCGGCGTGCACGGCCTCGAGGGCCGAGGCGTCGGCGTCGGACATGCCCTCGATCGGCTCGCCGTTCCACACGATGTCGTCGCCGAGGGCGGCGAGGATCTCTTTGCGGTCGCCGTGCGAGATCTTCGCGCCGTGCACGATGGTCGCGGGGCTCCACAGCATCGCGGCACCGTCCCACCAGCCCGCGCCCACGTCGCGCACGTGCAGCAGGTCGTGCAGCGTCTTCGATAGGTGCGACAGCGGCTCGGTGAAGGCGTCGGCGAGAACCGCGAGGGTGATCTGCCGCTCGGTGCCGGCGATGGCGACGACGGGCTCGTCGAGCCGGCCCTCGATCGCCTTCGACACGTCGGCGGCCTCGAGCAGGATCACGCCGTTGGTCGGACGCGGGTTGCACTCGATGATCTTGTAGTCGGGCGCGGCCTCGCTGCCGTGGTCGACGAAGTCGAACGAGATCTGGCCCGAGAAGCCGGGGTCGAGCGCGTCGACGAGCTGCTGCGTGTAGCGCAGGGTGTCGGTGCTGTCGACGGCGATGAACGCGATGGCCGTGGAGTGCGCCCACTGCTCGGCGGCCTTGTACGTGGTGTGGGCCAGCACCTTGCCGTCGACGACGACGCTGTACGTGCAGACCATGGGCCCGTCGACGAAGGGCTGCACGAGCCACGGCTGCTCGGGGGTGGGCACGCACTCCTCGACGGGGATCTTGCCCGCGAGCGGACCCGTGTTGGTCAGCAGGCCCACGCCGCCGCGCGAGAAGGCCGCGCGGGCGAAGAAGCGGGGGAAGCTGTCGATGGCGGCGCGCAGCTCGTCGGGCGAGGTGACGACGACCGTCTCGGGGATGGGCACCCCGGCATCCTGGGCCAGGCGTTGGAAGCTGGCCTTGTCGTGCAGGCGGGCCAGGTCGGCGAAGTCCCCGGCGAACAGGCGCACGCTCGAGGGCAGGTCGGCCACGCGCGCGGCGAGGTAGAACACCTCCTCGAACGTGGGGATGATCAGGTCGATGCTGTGCTTTTCGACGTAGTCGGAGACCGCGGCGATGAACGCGTCGGTCTCGAAGCGCGGGGAGGGCGTCGCGAGGTGCCCGGCGAGGAAGCGCGAGTGGTTGCCCACGGCCCCGTCGTAGGTGTCGCTGGCGAAGACGGTATGCCCGACGCTGCCGAGCTTGCGGATCAGGTCGAGAGCGAACGTGTTGCGGGAACTGGTGACGAGCACGCGCATGGAGGCACCCTTATCGTGGCGGCGGACGTTGGCGTCACTCTATCGATCGCCCGTGTCCGCGCACGTGTCACCGGCGGAGGAAACGTGTCGGCAACACGGCGCTGAGTAGAGTCATCGCATGGGTGACCTGTTCGACGGTTACGGCTCCACGCTGGCGCCGCGCAAAACCGCATCCGGCGTTCCGGCGTACGACGAGATGTTCGGCGGTCCGGCTGGTCCCGGAGACGCCGTGCCCTCGCGCGAGGCGTACCGGGAGCTGTACCAGACGCTCGCGAAGATGACGCAGCAAGAACTGCGCGGTCGCACCGAGTCCCTCGCGAGTTCGTATCTGGCGCAGGGCGTCACGTTCGACTTCGCGGGCGAGGAACGGCCCTTCCCCCTGGATGCCGTACCCCGGGTCATCGCGTACGACGAGTGGTCGCGCATCGAGGCCGGCGTCAAACAGCGCGTCCGTGCGCTGGAGGCCTTCCTCGACGACGCGTACGGCAACCAGCACTGCGTGCGCGACGGCATCCTCCCCGCCGGTCTCATCGCGTCGTCGCAGTACTTCTACCGCCAGGCCGCCGGCATCCGCAGTGCCAACGGCGTGCGCATCCAGGTGTCGGGCATCGATCTGATCCGCGACGAGCACGGCGAGATGCGGGTGCTCGAAGACAACGTGCGCGTTCCCTCGGGGGTCTCGTACGTCATCTCGAACCGCCGCGTGATGGCGCAGACCCTGCCCGAGCTGTTCGTCTCGATGCGGGTGCGCCCGGTCGGCGATTACCCGAACAAGCTGCTGTCGGCGCTGCGCGCGTCGGCCCCGCCCGGAATCGACGACCCGAACATCGTCGTGCTCACCCCGGGCGTCTACAACTCCGCCTACTTCGAGCACACGCTGCTCGCGCGCCTCATGGGCGTGGAGCTGGTCGAGGGGCGCGACCTGCTGTGCATCGGCGGCAAGGTCTTCATGCGCACCACCCGCGGCCCCCAGCGTGTCGACGTGATCTACCGTCGCGTCGACGACGAGTTCCTCGACCCGCTGCAGTTCCGCGCCGACTCCATGCTCGGCGCCCCCGGGATCATGCTCGCCGCCCGGTTGGGCAACGTCACGATCGCCAACGCCGTCGGCAACGGCGTCGCCGACGACAAGCTGCTCTACACCTACGTGCCCGAGCTCATCCGGTACTACCTGGCCGAGGAGCCCATCCTCAAGAACGTCGACACGTGGCGGCTCGAAGACCCGGGCGCCCTCGAAGAGGTGCTCGATCGTCTGCCCGAACTGGTCGTGAAGCCCGTCGACGGCTCGGGCGGCAAGGGTCTGGTCGTGGGCCCCGACGCCTCGCCGG
This window contains:
- a CDS encoding carbamoyl phosphate synthase large subunit, whose protein sequence is MRVLVTSSRNTFALDLIRKLGSVGHTVFASDTYDGAVGNHSRFLAGHLATPSPRFETDAFIAAVSDYVEKHSIDLIIPTFEEVFYLAARVADLPSSVRLFAGDFADLARLHDKASFQRLAQDAGVPIPETVVVTSPDELRAAIDSFPRFFARAAFSRGGVGLLTNTGPLAGKIPVEECVPTPEQPWLVQPFVDGPMVCTYSVVVDGKVLAHTTYKAAEQWAHSTAIAFIAVDSTDTLRYTQQLVDALDPGFSGQISFDFVDHGSEAAPDYKIIECNPRPTNGVILLEAADVSKAIEGRLDEPVVAIAGTERQITLAVLADAFTEPLSHLSKTLHDLLHVRDVGAGWWDGAAMLWSPATIVHGAKISHGDRKEILAALGDDIVWNGEPIEGMSDADASALEAVHAGRA
- a CDS encoding zinc-dependent alcohol dehydrogenase, whose amino-acid sequence is MKALTWQGKRSVSVEEVPDPQILEPTDAIVKITSTAICGSDLHLYELFGPFIDKGDVLGHEPMGVVVEVGSAVTNLAVGDRIVVPFNISCGHCFMCRRGLQSQCETTQVREYGSGAALFGYTKLYGQVPGGQAEYLRVPLADYNHIRVGDDLPDDRYLFLSDIVPTAWQGVKYADVPEGGTLAVMGLGPVGQFAARIGVHLGYRVLAIEPEADRRAMAERHGVLTYDLTDTVVDELVDLTEGRGVDGVVDAVGMEAHGNGGIKLAQSAIGLLPDPLARTLMDKAGLDRLAAVYASIDLVRRGGTVSLSGVYAGEADVLPMKTMFDKQITFRMGQCNVKRWIDDLLPLVEDSADPLGVMDLVTHHAPLEDAPGLYETFQKKEDGCIKVVLRPGS
- a CDS encoding glycosyltransferase family 2 protein codes for the protein MRAVTVVIPAHDEEALIGRCLASVARAVAHARDRETDLVARVVVVLDACRDTTALQVRRWAVDTIAIDARSVGTARRVGAAHAVASVDVRADDTWIAMTDADTVVPREWITHQLDLMRDGADLVLGTVRPDFADLSARHAAYWRSTHRRGEPAGNVHGANLGVRASVYAAAGGIRDLVEHEDVAFVQAARAVGAVVRVSDAHEVETSGRFTGRTPAGYAAFLRRVHAWVDAPPLAAPGA
- a CDS encoding PIG-L family deacetylase, producing MVSFDHRDPGTAESVWTAALAERRLAPLDLDVDRVIVMAAHPDDESLGAAGLLATAAARGIAIDLVVVTDGEGSHPESPTHTPATLALRRRRELLEASDIVGLSTDPLFLGLPDGGTDEHREVIAAALHDALDRAGDERVLVLSPWRGDGHRDHRVVGEIVEQVSAARGVRSRAFPIWLWHWGGPGDVPWPRAERLDLDAAARDAKTRAVDAHASQLLPLSAAPGDEPMVHDRMRAHFAREVEVFVAPDAGTLDPHPTAATVGQEYFDDMYARHDDPWGFDSRWYEERKRSVLLAALPRRRYRSAFEAGCSTGALTAALADRCDHVLAVDLAPAALDRARERLGPRDDVELRRAKLPAEWPEGRFDLVVLSEVAYYWGAGDLDRGLTASVASLTADGHLVVCHWRHPVAEYPRSGDSVHDALAARSDLVRLVRHEEEDFVLEVFGRPGASSVATEAGLVS
- a CDS encoding circularly permuted type 2 ATP-grasp protein, producing the protein MGDLFDGYGSTLAPRKTASGVPAYDEMFGGPAGPGDAVPSREAYRELYQTLAKMTQQELRGRTESLASSYLAQGVTFDFAGEERPFPLDAVPRVIAYDEWSRIEAGVKQRVRALEAFLDDAYGNQHCVRDGILPAGLIASSQYFYRQAAGIRSANGVRIQVSGIDLIRDEHGEMRVLEDNVRVPSGVSYVISNRRVMAQTLPELFVSMRVRPVGDYPNKLLSALRASAPPGIDDPNIVVLTPGVYNSAYFEHTLLARLMGVELVEGRDLLCIGGKVFMRTTRGPQRVDVIYRRVDDEFLDPLQFRADSMLGAPGIMLAARLGNVTIANAVGNGVADDKLLYTYVPELIRYYLAEEPILKNVDTWRLEDPGALEEVLDRLPELVVKPVDGSGGKGLVVGPDASPAELDTLRKRLLADPRGWIAQPVVMLSTIPTLVEDGMRPRHADLRPFAVNDGDDIWVLPGGLTRVALPEGQLVVNSSQGGGSKDTWIVGGSAPSHVEYGQGQGVSGLVADQAAVTESIPIIYDGQPAPATSPRDQRPGRDQQEQQQQDAGVQHGPQAEQQQQAREVPEC